The DNA sequence GCCCGATCCTGCAGGCTCCTGCCCTTTCCCAGATGTTTGCCCGTCCTGAAGGGAGTGCGGGCTTCACAGAGGATGGCGTCCCCAAAGTTGCCTATTATGCCTGTGGTTGGATGGTGCGGCCGATCGACACAGCGGGCAATGCAAACCACTGGCATATGGGAGCCCTGGATGGCACTTCAACCTTACTCGTCAGACGACTGGATCGAATCAACTGGGCCATCCTATTCAATACCCACCAGGGTGCCGACCAGAAACGACTATCAAACCTGATCGATGCCCCCATGCATCGCTGGATCAACCAGATCGAAAACTGGCCTGAAAAAGATCAGTTTCGAGAAGATTGAATCGCTTCGGTACACCTCTATTTTTTGAGATGCCGATCAAAAAACTGGTAAGCGGTTTCACGCGTCGTGGGTGGAAAATCGTGCTGTGCCTCAGGGTATGTGGCCTGCAGATTCTCTGGGTGTCCTGATAACTGATAGACCGGTTGCGCAATCCGAATCACATCTTTCACCCCCGAGACCTCAAAATTACTGTCGCTCACAGGAGCACATGCCAGAAAAGCCCGCGGCGCAAAGCTGGCCACGATCTCGGTGAAATCAAAGGGAACCTGATTCGGATCATTCTGGTATTTACTGTTGATCAACGGCATATAGCGGTCACTGGTCCAGCCTTTCAGCTTTCCGCCGTAGTACTTATGGAAACGGGTGAAGCCACAGCTTGATACCAGGGCCTTGATACGAGTATCAAAGGCCGCGGTAAACATCGTATTATGCCCCCCCAGCGAATGTCCCACACAACCGATCTGATCCGCGTTGACATAATCCAGTGACTGCAACAGATCAATGGACCGCATATTGTCATAGATCGCCTTCATGGTCCCACTACGGTATTCGGGATGCGCCTTGAAGTCATACGGATACTCACCGAACGAAGGGTAATCGGGGGCGAGTGTGACATAACCCCGCTCTGCCAGTTCGATCGCATACTTCAGATTGGGCAGTCCCCGAATCCCCGCCGGTTCCTCTTTTCCGATCTGCGAATTCGTCTGATGCAGGCAGAGAATGGCAGGCACTCGATGCTCGGCAGAGGCACCCGGAGGAATAAACAGATATGCTTTGACCCGCTGCTGCAGATCGTCGGTGTGATACGAGATTTTCAGTCGCTTCACCCTGCCCAGATCGGTCTCTTCCAGCACTTTCATCTCCTGGGGCACAGGTTGCTTCGGCTGGGGCACTTCGCCCATCACCGTCTGCATATTAGACAGGATGTGCTGTCTCCGAGTTTGCCAGTCGTTCCAGTTTTTGACCGACTGTTTCTCATTATTCTGATCCAGATAGTAAGACAGATCCAGGTGCTCCCGATAAACGGGAGCAGCCTGTTCTGTCTCAGACTGCTGTTCTGCCGCCTGTAACCCGGAGAGACATCCCCACAGACACATCATCCATCCACTTATCCGCAGCATTTCTGATCCGCCTTTCTACAGAAGTTTCTCGCAGATTACATTTGCCATTGAAATAGACGACTACTTGGATTCCGGCTTCACTGGCTCTGCAGCCGCTTCAAGAACATGTTCCACAATCGATTCTTTCAGCAGTTTGTGGTCTGATTCAACATCGATCAGCAGGTTATTCCCGAAGATCACATGGGTCGTTGGTTCGATCACTTCCACTGCCTTGGGACGCACTGAAGAGAACAGGTTGCCGGAAACAGTAATTCCCCGAGTCTTATCCAGTGTCAGACCAGCAGCTTTAAGGTCATTGGTGCGGCGTTTGACCATTCCTTTTCCAATGTAACTGTTGGAGAAGTTATTGCCTGTCACTGTAATCCGGCCGGACTGAGGACCAATCCACAATGCATCTTCTGCGAGCAGTGTGAAGGTATTCGCACTCACAGCACAGCCATGCGCATCTTTGAGAATAATCCCTTTTCCGTTATGCGCGATCACGTTCGCAGACATCGTAATGCCGTAGCATTCCCGGTCGAGGATGATGGCACTCCCGTTACATTCTTCAATCATGTTGGCGCTGACAATAGAGCCATAGGTATTCTCAATGATCACGCCATGCCGCAGGTGGTCATCCAGATTATTTCCGCTCATACACAGGTTAAAACCATCATCGCAGCGCAGGGCATCCTGGTTCTCTTCAAAGTGATTGGCTGAAACAACAATATCATGGCAGCCGAGCAGGTTCAGACCAACAGCCTTGTTGTATGTGATCAGACAGTCTGAAACGCGGGGATCTTCAAAACAGAAGTCCAGAAAGATCCCATCACCGCCGTGGTAGCTGCTGGTAACTCCATGGATATAGATTTCCTGCACCCACTTGGCATTGATACCCCGTCCACTCTTTTCATTTCCGGTCACACGAAAGTTCTGCAACTGCACACGCCAGATACGGGGCTTCGGGTCTTTTTTCCCGTCAGGCAGTTTCATATCAGCCGGGGGATGGATCTGAATTGCATCCAGGCCCTCTTCATTCTTGTTATGGATATGCGTTGCTCCCCCTGCACCGACCAGAGTAAAATCTCCACTGGTAATCACAAGCGGTTTATCAATTTCAAATTTACCGGGAGGCAGCATCACAATCCCCCCCTCAGCAGGAACCGCATCAATGGCTTCCTGAATTGTGGAGTAATTGATTGCGTGGATCACAGGTCGTGCACCAGCCAGTTTCGGCTCTGCCGCTCCTGCTGAAACCGGGCGATAATTCAGCTGAAAACTGAGTGTAAATGTCAGCATTAAAAACAGAACCATTCGTTGTAAACTCATCATGGCAGGCAGGACCTCTCTTGAACAGAAAAGCGGATTGCAGGACTGAGGACCCAAACGACAACGTTGATCCTCACGATCAGATTGCAGGAAATCACTGAGAAAGCACAACTTAACTTTCTTACGTAATTAGTACTATCTCAACGGAATCGACGAGGTTAGTCAAGCAGTAGAAGCCAGGCGGCGCTGAATTGATCTGTATTTAGGAGAGCCTGCTGCCCTGCTTTGAGCGTCAAGCATTATCTGTCACAATGACGAGATCCATTCTGAGTACCATCACCTGTGATCGCGCCAGCGGCTTGTTTTTTATGCTGGGATTGCTAGAATGCGTTCCTGCGACAGTTGCAACCAGATCACATTTCAGTAACATAAACTGAGACAACAGGTTGCATCTGAATCATCACAGATACGACAGCCGGAAAGAGAAACTTTCCGTTTTTGTCAGTAACCTGTGTCGCGATTATCTGGTCTAATCCATCAGATCTGCACCCGTAGCTCAACTGGATAGAGCACCGGTCTTCGGAACCGGGGGTTAGGGGTTCGAATCCCTTCGGGTGTATATTAAACACGGCCTACATTTTTGTAAGCCGTGTTTTTTCACGTGCTTACAAAATTATCTACTCTTGGCCCCCCTCTCTGTGGCCGATAAAATGGCCGATAAAGCAACCTAAAGTGGCCGATAAGCACGCGAAAGGCAAAAATGTCTGTTACCCGCAAAAAGGAAATGAAACCAGATTCAGCGGGTCGATATCGACCTCGCATCGGGTATATCGATTCCAAACGTCAAACTCAGAAACGCTTTAATCTGGGGACCTCAAAAATAGAGGCAGAAGCCAAGCGGGCTAGAATCCAATCCATATACGACCATCAATGCAAAAGATATGGGCAGGATTATTGGGACCAGATAGTCTTACAATTTGCCGAAGCCGTTGCTAAAGACCAGCCAGTTCATTGGACCGTTTTTTCCAATGACTCAACAAGCAATGACTATGAAGCTGCGTTGGAAGTATCCATTCTCAATGAAATGTCTGAAACATATGGAGTCTCCATAAAGTTTGACGATGAGGAACAAATTCAATACGGCAAAAAAGTCTTACGAGAAATGCTTTCCGAAGATGTCCAAGAAGCAGTTTCAAATGTACTTTCTCGATACAAAAGTGAATTTGGGCCTCTCTCAGAGAAAATTCGCCTGTCAGATGATCCACTTAAAACTGACTTTTCAAAACTCGAAGATGCAATACTCGCTTACATAACAAATATAGAAACCACAGGACAGAGACTCGAAAATGGCTCTCTGTCACTCGGCTCCCTCAATAGAGTTCGATTGATAAAACAAGTGAATGAACAGTTTGGACATTTAACTTTAGCAGAGCTATCACTCCAACAGATTGACGAAATCGTCGGAATCTGGAGAAACCGTCCTCCCTCAAAATATCAGAATCGCTGCTCCATCGATCACGCCCAAGGTATCATCAAACAGATCTTTCGATTTTTGGATTGGCTTGATACATCTAAATACAGATGGGAAAAACCCAAAGGGGTCGACAAGATCAATCGCAAAGTGGTTGTGTTTCCGTCTGAGAAACAAAATTCCGCTGTCACAATCGATACTTACACACCTACTCAGTTGGCGGAACTTATTAAAGAATGTGATGATTTCCAGAAAGCCATTATATTACTATGCCTTAATTGCTCGTTCGCTCATAGTGAAGTTGGCAGAGTTACTCTTGACAGATTCGTATTCGACACTCCCCATCCATACGCTGAAACACTAGGCATTGAATCAAGTAATCAAGATTCTTGGCTTCATTTCAATCGGCCCAAAACTGGCGTGTATGGTGAATGGTACTTGTGGCCTGAAACAGTCCGTTATGTAAAATTAGCGATAGACAGAGCTCAAAAATTGGGGGCGAATCTCATTTGTGTCAATGGTCGTGGAAATCCCATGTATAACGAATCATGGAAAGCTCCACAGTCAGCCATCAACACGTGGTGGAACGGTAAAGCGACCAAAAGTACAAGAAAAATTGGAGTAGTTACGAAAGTCGGAAGACGAATTGATAATTTTCCACGGTACCCCTTCAAGTCAATCAGAAAAACGGTCTCAAATGAACTTCGCAAAAAATTTGGTGGCGAAGTAGCGAGCCTAATGCTCTGTCATGGCAATCCAACGAACGATGATCTTCTTAACATTTACGCAGATCGTCCATTTGGATTACTGCATGACGCATTGAGAAAAATACACTCTCTCTATGAGCCAGTCTTTAAAGAACTGAAAACATAATTATCTCTCTTGAGGTCGTGATCGAAGATTTGATAGAGAGAAATTCCCCTCATTGGAGTGGATTGTAGTCTAACTCGACTGTAATATAAGTACAGTGCTTCGTCTTTAGATCGAAGCCCAACTTACAAAACTATTAGGAGATATTTAGACGGCCTCTTGAGGCCATATTTTGACAATTTGATACGACGTGCGAACGTCAGTTCTGCTTCTCTCGAAACGACCAACCTGAACCACTATGTGGTTCCTTCAATACAAGAGGCAGTACTTGGACGAACGCTCCCCGAACGGGGGGCGTCGGCCTTGTGCTGTTCTTGTATACCCCTTGGTCGGGGTCGAGAGAGCGGTCTTGGTTTGACGCTCCCTCTTTTCTTGTCGTTGCTGACACCCGAAAGAGATGCTGAGACGATTTATCGCACAGTAATTTCTTCTAAAGGGTCACCGCAGATGGCAAAATCACTCACGCAAAGAATGGCACTCGTCCACTTCTTCTCCTCCCTGCTCTTCCTGCTTCCACTCCACAATCTTAAATCCACAGTCGACTCTCCAGTCACATTCATCTCTCTACAACTTTCAGTTATTGATGATGGTAGCTGCACGCCCACGGTGCATAACCGGGAGCTCTCCGCATTTCATAAAGCGACATCCGAGTAGATGGTACTTCTTGGTTTGACCTCACGTTTCGGATTAAAAACTTCTTGAATGATTAAGGTGATAGCAATGGCACGTGAATGGTATTTCAGCCAAGGGAGTGAGCGTCAAGGACCAATCGATTCTGCAACATTAAAGCAGTTAGCTTCCACTGGAAAAATCCAACCAGAGACTCTCGTGTGGCGAGCGGGTATGCAAAATTGGGTTAAAGCCAAAACTATCAAATCACTGTTTCGTTCTATTCCACCTTTACCTGATGCACAAGAAGTCAGGTTTGATGATCATGAGTCACAGGGTGCATCTCAAAGGCAAAACGAAAAGCATGGAATCTTCGATACGTTCTCAGCTATCAGCCCTCGCAGAAAAATACTGTGGTTGTTCTGTGGGAGCTCAGGGGCATTTTTCATCGCCTGCTGTGGTCTTTGTGGGATTGCAGGTCTTATCACTGAGAGATCATCTAATTCAAGCATTTCATCTAACGCAACTTCTGGAGGTGATTATGCTGAGAATGAACCGTCCCCTGAGAATAAAGACGAGACACCCTCTGAGGATCAAATGGTGCAGTTGATAGCAGAGTTTGCAATTCTTACGTCCGGGAACGTTAGCAATATGCAAGAAGCAAATGAAACCAGAAACCGTCAGAAATGGATTGATGGATGGAGCAAAACTTCTCCAGAAGATTTTCAGCTTCGAATGCGTTCTTTGGCAAAGGAACTTGGTGCAGATAAGTATGAACACAG is a window from the Gimesia benthica genome containing:
- a CDS encoding alpha/beta hydrolase, with protein sequence MLRISGWMMCLWGCLSGLQAAEQQSETEQAAPVYREHLDLSYYLDQNNEKQSVKNWNDWQTRRQHILSNMQTVMGEVPQPKQPVPQEMKVLEETDLGRVKRLKISYHTDDLQQRVKAYLFIPPGASAEHRVPAILCLHQTNSQIGKEEPAGIRGLPNLKYAIELAERGYVTLAPDYPSFGEYPYDFKAHPEYRSGTMKAIYDNMRSIDLLQSLDYVNADQIGCVGHSLGGHNTMFTAAFDTRIKALVSSCGFTRFHKYYGGKLKGWTSDRYMPLINSKYQNDPNQVPFDFTEIVASFAPRAFLACAPVSDSNFEVSGVKDVIRIAQPVYQLSGHPENLQATYPEAQHDFPPTTRETAYQFFDRHLKK
- a CDS encoding right-handed parallel beta-helix repeat-containing protein, whose product is MMSLQRMVLFLMLTFTLSFQLNYRPVSAGAAEPKLAGARPVIHAINYSTIQEAIDAVPAEGGIVMLPPGKFEIDKPLVITSGDFTLVGAGGATHIHNKNEEGLDAIQIHPPADMKLPDGKKDPKPRIWRVQLQNFRVTGNEKSGRGINAKWVQEIYIHGVTSSYHGGDGIFLDFCFEDPRVSDCLITYNKAVGLNLLGCHDIVVSANHFEENQDALRCDDGFNLCMSGNNLDDHLRHGVIIENTYGSIVSANMIEECNGSAIILDRECYGITMSANVIAHNGKGIILKDAHGCAVSANTFTLLAEDALWIGPQSGRITVTGNNFSNSYIGKGMVKRRTNDLKAAGLTLDKTRGITVSGNLFSSVRPKAVEVIEPTTHVIFGNNLLIDVESDHKLLKESIVEHVLEAAAEPVKPESK
- a CDS encoding DUF4339 domain-containing protein; amino-acid sequence: MAREWYFSQGSERQGPIDSATLKQLASTGKIQPETLVWRAGMQNWVKAKTIKSLFRSIPPLPDAQEVRFDDHESQGASQRQNEKHGIFDTFSAISPRRKILWLFCGSSGAFFIACCGLCGIAGLITERSSNSSISSNATSGGDYAENEPSPENKDETPSEDQMVQLIAEFAILTSGNVSNMQEANETRNRQKWIDGWSKTSPEDFQLRMRSLAKELGADKYEHSRHLLEIEPTSTKETVVEGTPARIIVYGPWSAKVTIFFIGHQGRYRLYMATVGDKQYTTVGISEG